TTAGAAGGAAAATTCAGTTGAATTCGAAATAATCAATTGTTGTTCATTTTCTCAGTACAAGATAAATAAacgatgtataaatataatgtgatgTCACTGTCGTCGTCATTTGTGGTCGTGTGTTGGAGCGTTACCGACAACTTTATTTATGATTTCGgaatattcattgtttttaccaaatattcacaatatattagtatttgATCATACCCGGTACAATGCCATATCACATTGAAGTAAGCGatcataattttgaaaaaacctAGAGTTATTTTGactaaatgcatttattttctcttgttattttaaaattgctatGTAACCGATTGTTTCAGGTTAACGGTGGGAGCGCGGCAGAGCGCGCGGGGCTGCAAGCCGGCGACGCGCTGATCCGCGTCAACAACACCGACGTGTACGCGCTAAGACATCAGGAAGCTCAGGACGCTATCCGAGCTGCTGGCCAAGCACTCGAACTTACCGTACAACGGTAAATACTTTTACAAATcgaagtatataaaatacacctatatatatatatatatatatataatgttttcctGAAGTTCAGCCGCGGTGGCGTATCACAAAAAAGAAACAACTGCGCAGCAAATTATTGCTCTAATACAGAAAATGTTCATGATCAGGCACTGAACGGTCTATCTGTACGAGGATCCGAAAAAAGGTGTATTGTAGCTTTTAAAGGGGTCAGTTTCTGGCCATCTACTGCGAAAGCTTGCatatgacaaatattttgaatccGTACAGGAATTCGATCCCGTACCTCGAGGTCTGACACCACATCAATTAACTTCTAGAACAGAAGTAAATATTTAGGCGATTTTTCAAactaactttaattttgtttgcgtCAGACAAATTGGTTTTTAACACAGGAAGGTACTTCCTTGTTACTCGTCCCATCATTTTAAGCATAGGAATTGATACAATAACATCGATCGTTCAAACCGGTGTgttgaaacatttatatttatataaacgctTAAAAAAGTGGTTATACTTTGTGAGTGTATCGAAAAATGAATTCACAACAAAGCGTGTAAACAGCAGTCGGTCAATATATCGGCAGCGGCACGTGCCGGCGCGCAGTACGAACCGAACCGAACCAACGGGTTCGGTTTCATTGTCATTTCCAATGACGTTATCTGCATTGGAATGCACAAAAGAAAGAAAGATCATTAAAATCCTTAACGTTCTTTAGGAGGCGCCTAGTTCATGGCGACGAACGAActcattaaataacaatagcGGCATTCAAGacgtatgtaatttaattacgtCACTCGAACGTCGCTTATATGGAAGCCAGGTGGTGACTTGTATTAAACAGGCTATTTGCGTAATGGAAGCCTtgcaaaaaactttttatgggttttatatttaacatggGGTCTTCgctgtctttatttttaatgcgaTGTAGTGCAAAATTAACACACAGTTTATGAGCaagttaaattatgatattaaaaaaaaatattctaaattagttaaaaaaataatcgaaaattatattaaaacgaataataataatttattaacatcacTTCACTGGGTTCTCCGCTTAGAGTTTAAAATTAGCAAGAtctgtttttaaaaaagattgttttttgtatatttgtattcattaaTGGCAGCACTAAATGAACACCTAATTATCGATACTTCGATTTGTTGCCGTAGTGAGCGTATAACGTTATAGATGTCCCGTACACCGAGCTATTCATGCTTCAgagtatttttttggaaatattttgcaGAGATATATATCATATTCGCTCAATTGATACACCTTTGTAATCATTCTAGCGGCGGCGGTACCTGGAGGCCATCAGTTACTGCCACAGGCAGTCTCCCTCGCCCAGGCACTCGTCCACTCGGCGCCAGTCCAGTGCCAGTCACGAATACATCACTTAAGGCTACCCCACAGCCTACACGCGCTTTTGGTTCTGGACACAACAGCGTCGCTAAACCTTTCggttatgtaagtatatttttttaaataaaaaaatatattaaaatatttgatttattattattcatatgcaCGACGGATTTTTCTATTGGCAGTATTTTAGTAACAAATTTTAAGCGGTACGATTTTATGTATCTGCTGCTATTTACGTTTCGATTCCTTCTGTTTCCTTTCCTTTCGGCtttcataaataaagatttaaaacaatCCGGGACTTCGtttcttattaatttctatCCAGAATATCATcttgtatttaaatgattagAGGTTGACAAAATTTCTAACACAACTTAATTTGAGGATGAACTTTCAGAAATCATTTGCTTTGCAATAAAGAACTCCTGTAAATTATCATGCTTTCATAATTCAGTAGATTAGGTTATCTATCTATAGGTGTGTAGTATATCAGAAAGTGCAAAGAATTGTATAATGTTCCAGATGAATGGCAACGACTCCGTGAAGAGCATCGTGAATAAGCAGTACAACACTCCAGTAAACATGTACAGCGACAAGACCATCGCCGAGACACTCTCCGCGCAAACCGAGGTGCTGGCTGGGGGAGTGCTTGGGTAGGTTCCTATAATATCACAACTACCTCGTTGATCTACTCTTTTAAGTTTATAAGGCTGCACAACTTGGCGCCTAAACTCTCTCTGGTTGCATCTGGTTGCGTCTGGTTTCTGTCTACCATGAGAGTAAGGGATTACACATTTCTGACAAAACACTATACAGTAAACACTATTTAGACATTTAgcgtattataatacttttacgtGTGTAATTTGATTCGTAGTCTCAGTCCACATTTGAGACCGCTAAGAGACGTCGATGGTCACATCGAAGTTAACCTACTAGGTGATCGACTGCATCCGATTCATCACACGTAATTAGTACCTTtatgtacctatttaatattaatttccctTAATATTTAGGTCTAAGTGATCGTTGGTTTCTTTGTTAATGCAGTCGCAAATGGGGGTGCCATTTCGGGGTGATCTGTGGTTTGTTAGTGATCGTGTAGATGGCGCTGTAGTATGATTAATAGccaaaaattttacaaacactAGGATCCGACCGATACTTTCTCGGGCCAACCTACGGCTGGTTCgccaacttatatatataattattaagatactGCTCGTTCCTCTTTAAATCATGTGCAATTTAATTTGAAGGGTTAACTttaagaaaaatgaaaaaaccTACGACGCCGAGAAGAGTGCCGTCTTCAAAGTGCTGCAGGAGGAACAAAACGATCCGGAGCCAGGTAGATACCGAGACGTCACCGACGGCCGCTCTGATTCGATTCTCAGAGCGGTCCATATTTAAAACTGACCTCGAGTCGACCGATCTGATGTTGAGttattgaaaaagtaaaaagtcgTTTCACAATGGccgaaaaagataaaattgaattCATATGTCCGGAATTCGACTCCACGTAAACGTAAGGAGGCTTAGTAAAAGTGACTAAATTGTAAGTAGCCGAAGCGTCGCCGGCCGTGCGGCACGtggccgcgcccgccgcgccggcGCCCGGCGGCCCCGCGGGCCCCGCCGGCCCCACCGGCCCCACCGGCGGCCTGCCCGTGGGGCAGAACATCTGCGAGGAGTGCGAGCGCCTCATCACGTAAGTCGGACGCCCGCCGCCCGACGCGGCCGCAAACACTCCGCCGCGACCGCACCGCCTCTCGCGATGGACCCTCCCCTCCTCGCGACGTGGGGCTCCCCCCCGGTGACCGTAGCTCGTCAGAGTGTGTAATGTTGGTGTGGCCGGCAGCGCCGCGCCGGAGGGCCCCCGCCCCGGCGCCCGCCGAGGCCCCCGCGCCGggccccgccgccgcgcgcgccgacTCGCCCTGTTGTAGCGAGTGCGACGCCCGCATCGCGTAAGCCCGCCTGGCGTGTTTGCGACCGTGTCTGGTAGTCGTGGTAGTCGTGGTAGTCGTGTGGTTCGTTCGCCAACGTTTCTGTTAGATATCAAATTCTTATCGAGCGGCTCCGTAACTGACGCCGGCGGAGATATCGTGTGGCGAGTTTGCGATTCATTTCGATATCTGCGCCTCGTCATGTTGCATCCATTAACACCTTCCATCCGGCATCTTATCGCATCTTATTGCGTCCGGCCGTGACCTGCGTCGCGAGTGTATCGTACTTTGCATGAGGTTGCATAGCGGCTCCGTGTGAGGTCGATGCGCAGGTCGGGCCGAGCTCGAGCGAGCCATGTAGTAGCATGAATGTAACGGAGCACGTCGTTGAATGCGATTAATATCTTATCGTCGTAGCGATAGCGATTAATAACTTGTAAATAGTGTCTCAACTCAGTGTAGCGGCAGAGCCAGCGGACCCGCGACGGACGTGCGAAAggataaaaatgtttgtgtatactttacttcatacatatttatgcttttttcttttctatttttaaatgaatagtttGCAAACCGCGCCGCTACTATTCGCACATTCGTCACGGTAGCTGTCATATCTGCTAGTAAAGACTTTCCTTTTTAAAGTCCTCACGGACGAAATGAGATAATGttaaaaagtaaacatattttacccAAATCATTACTAACGACACAAGCGACCGGCGTAACGTAACGTGTGTGCGCAGCGGCGTGTTCGTGCGCATCAAGGACAAGAACATGCACGTGGAGTGCTTCAAGTGCTCCACGTGCGGCTCGTCGCTCAAGAACCAGGGCTACTACAACATCAACGGCAAGCTGTACTGCGACATACACGCCAAGCTCGTCGCGCGCCAGAACCCCCCCGCCGCCAACCTGGAGCCCGTCACCGTGCCGCCGTGAGTACACCACCCCGCCCCCCGGGCTCCAGCCCGACCGCCCTCTGACTCTCTCTCCATTCCAGCGGTGGCCGAGTTCCGAGCAACGCCTACTCGACGCCGCTGCCCCCGCTGGCGACCAGCACCTACACCAACGGCTCGTCGTCCATGTTCAGCGTAAGTGTCTCGGCCGGTCCCGCCCCCGCGACGCGACCGGCCGTGACCCCGGTGTCTGTGCAGCCGTCCAGCACGCTGTCGGGGCCCAAGCCGTTCGGCTCGTCGGTCGGCTCCGCGTACTCGCCGGCGTCGCTGTCGCCGCGCTCGGCGCCGCTGTCCCCCGCGCGGCCCGCCGGGCCCCCCGCCGGGCCCCCCGCCGGCGCCCCCGGAGCGCCCTACGCCCCCAGTAAGCGCGTCACCTTTGCTATCTAATGCTGCGGAGAAGGCCGTTCTCGATGCTCGCGGACGTCTCGTGCTCCGTGCGATCGGAACGGGCGTCTCTATTCCTTCTTATGTCGAATGTCATGAAGCGAAACGACTTTGTAATTATAGTTTGTAAAGGTGTTGATATATTATAAGGATGTTGTAGTGCAGTCGATGATGAAAGGAATTCTGCAACAAACGATTAGATTGTCTCGGTTCTATACTTCTGTTGGTTACCATTTTTTCACACTTCGACCGTCGAAGAACCGTCGAAGAAAAGTTCCATTCTGTACATACGACACGCTCTGAGAACCTTGAAATGTTGAGCACCATCATCATTGCGTGAATTACATTTCCCTTATctcattctatatttaaattaatttattagtttggGCTATATTTAGTGGAAAGATATTTGGCACACGCTTCTATTTGACTGTGTGATCTAAATATAGATGTTTGGCAGAGAATCGATCACTTCAAAATTGCATTCTTTCAATAAATCTAAACGGAGACATTACTAGAACACTCTTTGAATTAATTGGCGTAGTCAGGTTAGCCAAAGGCACTTTAGTCACTCTTGAGCAACGTAGCTGATAATAACTAAAGCTGGTAAATTATaaggtaaattttgtttttaccatttcaaatttaatagtcattttattaatatatttgcctGGGCCTCGAGTGCTTAGtcataaattaaaaccaaattcTAATTTTTATCGTAGTaaagtttgtaataataattataattgtgaaaaCCTGTTGATTTACGGTCGTAAGTCTTGATTTATGTagtgattttctttatttttgacAGAGGCCCCAGTTTCCATTTTTAAAGGTAATCTATAAATTGGCGATcaaaactaagtattattaaatgagCTTTTCATAGCTACTCGTTTTTGTAAATATCAGTAACACGTATGCGCTAATCGATCAGCCAATGTCAgcattaaattaacttttgtcttggcattttatttataaaattggatACCTAGCATTTATTACGAACAATAATGTAATGATTCTTAGTGTTATCATATTTCTGCTTTATAAagtttttgcaaatatttgacAGCTTTTTGAAACGATAGTTTTTGAAATGACTAATACGTATTTTCATCTATTTTTTTCCTCCCATCATTTACAACCTTCGCTAATCATATAACGATCAATATCCCTAAAGCTAAAAACGTAAAAAGCATTGTGTGGCCCCCATCAAATCACGCAGATGACGAAACCGAGAAAGAGATAAATCCTAATTTTGTTCATAACACACCTTACAGCGATTCATCTGCCTCCGCTAGAGAATCATTAATGATGACaacaaatagcaatattaaCTTCTCAAACCAAATGAGGTCATTCGAGGAAAGTGTATCCTCAGCCAAACAAACTCCAGGACTCCCTTCAGACACTACCTTTGGATCGGCTTTGATGTCTACTTCGCAAGCCACTTCTAAATCAGAGTTTTCAGTGCAAAGTCAAAAATCACAAATGATACAAGAGATTGCAAGTTGTAGTGTTCAATCGTTTTCCGAAAAAGCCACATCTGAAAAACAGAACTTTGCGATGTACCAAACGCAAGCAGCCTCTGACCAAATTGACAGTAACAAGCAAATTACGAAGAAGGATATCGAAAAATTAATTGAGTCCCAAGAAAATCAATTCCTTCCTTTACAGAGTGAATATAATACATCTAATGCACAAAAAATGTCACAGGAATTCGCGATGAAACAAGAACAAATCAATAAGGgctatgaaataaaatcattaaatgttAAACAAGACGATAAAATCGCAGAAGCAAACATACAACAACAGACATccgttttcaataattataatcaccCACCAGTTTTTATTTCCACTGAAACAGAAAACAAAGAAAGCGGCATTACAGCCAAAACCAGCAATATGAAACAGAACCAAAACGCtccctttttaaaaaaatgtaacccatctgaaaataaacaaaatctgtcTGCGCCTCATACTTATAATCCAACTAATCCAAAAGTTCAATCCAAAACACCGTCCAAAGAAAACCCTAAAATGGCAGGTACTacaaaagtaacaaataaacCTACGATTGAAAGGGGATCATTGATAGAAGCTCTTACAATAGCTCCGGAGAGACCATATAGCCCTTTATCTTTTCATATACCGAATCCGAATTACGCCTCAACTTCTTTTGATCAAAATCAAATGCAAAATTCTGAACTTTTACAACCAATGCCAAACCAGAACACTGATAACTCGACCTATCACTCTGATCCAAATCAATTTGGCCAAGCAAATATGCAAGCTAATATGTTCCAAACATCTTCTGAAGCATCCGCTTTTAAACCAGTAAGCAGACAAACGCTTCCACCGCAACAACCTCAAGAGTTTTGTGGAGTGCCTAATTATCCTAATCAAAATAAAGACTTTGTTTTGCAACAACAATCTAATACCAATTTTTCGGAAAACTTTTCTACTAGTATTTCCGGCGCACACCAAGGCTTTTCACCAATAACTACTGCTGAATGCTATAGTACACAGCCGAATTCGCAGAATACAATGGTTTCTcctatattacaaaaatcagGTTTACATAGACCGGATAGTATTCCTCCTTATCAACAAAATCTAGAAAGTTCACACCCTCAGATAATATCAGACTCACACAAAGCTCAGCCAACAAATCTTGGCAGTGGACAACGAGAGATCCCTCTACTGCAGAAATCTGAAATACCTCAGATTAGAACACCGGTGCCACAACCTCAAACTAAGTTTAAAACCGAAACCTCTATGTCATTTCAGCCTGTTCACGATGAAGCACAAAATATGTCAAGATATTCACCAACCAATAGTCGTCCAAGCACACCTAGTATGATTAATAAGCCTGCGCCAATAATACCTCATTATCAAATGAATTTAGTTACCGTAGAGCATGTTGCTCCCGAAGGTCGAATGTATAAACCTGGTAGTGGAGAAGTTAGCCGTTCTTCAACACCTAAATTGAGAAGCCGTTCACCAGCTCCTACGCTCCCAGCAGCTTCTAATTCCTTAAAAGCACAAGCTCCTCGAATAAAAGACTCAACACAAAGATATAACGTTAAACAATGCCAGCCTTCTGTACCACCAAgttcatcatttaaaaaagaatatgatACAAGCTTTCaagataataatgtaaaaaaatggctCCAAAATCAACCAGCGCTTGTAAAGGAAGAACAACAATCTAATTTAGAATACCAAACTGAATCATATAACAGAGGTAATATTAAAGAAGATTCTATGATAAACCAAAATTATGGTCAGAGGCAAATGgaatcacaaaataaatttgaatacggTAGTACTACTGTTGAATCtatgaaaaaaacttttgaacaaTTTGAAAGCGCGCAATCCGcaaaaacaatagaaataagACAAGGCGCAGTACAACCTTCTAATACATATCAACAAAACAAACCTACAATTCAACCATccaattataacttaaaacagGTCTTTCCTCCTCCCATCAAGGAAACCATGTCACCCCAgcaaaatttatcttttaatactaCTAACCAAAATGTTGCCACCTTTAGTAATCAAACTGAAGTTTATCAACCGACTCCTTATATATCTGGTGCTAACCAAGGTCCAGTGTGTGATCCTACCCCGTCGACAGGTTCCAGTGTAGGAGCTGCCGCTCGTGGCAAAGCTTTTGGTGTATCATCAGCCCCAAAAAGGGGGCGAGGAGTATTAAACAAAGCTGCTCTACCTGGGTCTCGTGTTCCTCTTTGTGGCTCGTGCAATGGAAATATTAGGTGATTTGTGTTAAAAGAAATAGAAGTGTGACAATCGTCTTGAGTGGTGCATGATAGAATAACactacatatatagatataagaGTAGATATACTAGATATAAGTGTTTGTTTTCTaaaataagatgttttttttttgttcatttataatatatgcttaaaatatattaacaacctTCTTAACAAAGCTTTGTTttagtgtttgtttattttgatgttttatgtTTCTAACAGTTAACGAAACACAGTCTGTGAGCAGTCCACATAAGACAGAATTCAAAAGTCCAGCCGAAGAACGCTTGATAAGGAAAATGGCGAAAATGGCACTAAATGGATATGAAATAGGGATTCAAAGGAAAATAAAACCTGCTGATCATATTCAATCAATGGCCGATAAAATCCAAGATACTGTAGTAACAAAGCATCCTCTTAACACAGACAATTTACCTTCCGGTGAAAATAGTCGAGAAAATACTTTAAAGCGTCCTGGAAACAAAGGTTTCGATAGAAGCTTCAAGTTAGACAGCAACATACAAAACACACCCagtgcaaatattttttgtcttacaAATTCTTTAAATGCAAATCCTAGTAACACCCATATGCCCGTACCTCCGCCTCTTCCCACTACTCCTGTTCCAACATTTCACACTCAAAACTCACCCATtgcgaatatattaaataatatagcgACAAAAAATTCCGACTCGGGTGCAAAAGTTAATAATGTAAGCATTCATGACTTGCAAATATCTAACAATGATAAATCTCAGAACGGTGGATATTCCAGCAGCGATGACTCGcataaagataaatatgaaCAAAACTATAATAACAGCCTCAAAAATAAGACACGCTGTAAAGACAAACCCATTTCTGATTTAAAACCTGAAATTACCTTTTCGAACACATTAAGTAAGAAAAAGTTATTTGAAAGACCTGATACTTTCAACGACTCTTCTTATATAGACACTGTTTGTAAAATTTCGGATAAAAGCAACAACAGTATTTTTGACAaagattattcaaataaaaataaagatcttGAAAACAATGAAGCCCCTGACGacagttataaaaatttaatgaacaatgatgagaatacgaaaaaaatatcaaataatttgcaTGATAACACTTTATACACTTACAAGTCGGCAAAATCAAACGGTGCCAATATAAGTAAtggtaataacataaataacaaaattgatattttggCCGACCAAACGAAAACTTGCAAAAGTACAgaagattttgaaaataaagataaCTCTGAAGAAGTTATCGTAAGACGcagagaaaagaaaaatatgagGAACGATGACGGTAGAAGAGATTCTCATATCGTTGCCCGACCACTGAGCACCATGACTTCCGTGGATGTCGCAGAAGGGCAATACCCAATATGTCATAAATGTGACAAAGCCATAACAAGGTAACGAAAAcacaatatatcaaaatacaatgaaaacgAAATTCAAAGTAAGAAATGTTTTGCATGCTCTTAAGGCACgtgtgttgtttttattaatataatcattaataataatgagttCGATTTTTTCTAacgtaacaaaattatttttcaattaatagtttttataattagatattaatGAAATACCTTTTAACATAGGGGTCCATTCATCACTGCTCTGGGTCGCATATGGTGCCCCGAACACTTCATCTGCGTTAACGCCACCTGCCGACGTCAGTTGCAAGACATTGGCTTTGTGGAAGAAAATGGCCAGCTTTATTGCGAGTATTGTTTCGAACAATACATCGCTCCGGCTTGCGACAAATGCCATGCTAAGATTAAAGGAGTAAGTATCGGCATAGTGTTTTTCTTTTGTAGCTAAAATTACGAGAACTACACATTTTCCATGTCTATATTCCAGGATTGCTTAAACGCGATCGGCAAACACTTCCACCCAGAGTGCTTCAGCTGCGTCTATTGTCAAAAACTCTTTGGAAACAATCCGTTCTTTTTAGAAGATGGATTACCTTACTGCGAAGCAGGTATgctttgtaacatatttttaaagccAAGATGGCCGTGGCTCTTAACTCAAAACCGTGTGCTCAAATTCCggcaagcactactgagttTTCACGAGCTTGACGTGTTTGTAATTCGTTTCGGCCACGGCGGTGAAGATatcatcgtgagaaaaccaGGGTACATATATCGGACGGTATACACGTTATGTCCGACAGTAGGAAATTTATGCGCTGTTAATGTCAAAATTGCAGTCATTCGTAATTagaaataaagtcaaattattgAAGAAATTGAACTCAAGAACTTTGTTTTCCAAATTCATGGATAAGTTGAATAAATGTAAcagattattttgaaattgtatattataatagtcgGTATGTACCCAACCGCTTCCAGACTGGAACGAGCTCTTTACGACGAAATGTTTCGCCTGCGGGTTCCCCGTGGAGGCGGGCGACAGGTGGGTCGAGGCGCTCAACAATAACTACCACAGTCAGTGCTTCAACTGCACGGTGCGTATGATGCGAGTTCTAATGAGACATGTTTGCAATCAATACTTTATACAGACTTTGGATATTACGGCAGAATTCAAAACTATGACGATACACATCAGTCGATCGAAATCCacacataaaacataaaatagtcAAAGCTTGATGCCGTCCGTGACATTATTGAGACAACTATAATGATCTGAAGCACCGGCCGTTTCAAAACATGCGCCCGCTAGCTCACGTCGCCGTACGAATTAATGTTTTCGAaatgttatgataataatttctaaaccatactgtatatt
The window above is part of the Vanessa tameamea isolate UH-Manoa-2023 chromosome 6, ilVanTame1 primary haplotype, whole genome shotgun sequence genome. Proteins encoded here:
- the LOC113393389 gene encoding uncharacterized protein LOC113393389 isoform X4 — protein: MMTTNSNINFSNQMRSFEESVSSAKQTPGLPSDTTFGSALMSTSQATSKSEFSVQSQKSQMIQEIASCSVQSFSEKATSEKQNFAMYQTQAASDQIDSNKQITKKDIEKLIESQENQFLPLQSEYNTSNAQKMSQEFAMKQEQINKGYEIKSLNVKQDDKIAEANIQQQTSVFNNYNHPPVFISTETENKESGITAKTSNMKQNQNAPFLKKCNPSENKQNLSAPHTYNPTNPKVQSKTPSKENPKMAGTTKVTNKPTIERGSLIEALTIAPERPYSPLSFHIPNPNYASTSFDQNQMQNSELLQPMPNQNTDNSTYHSDPNQFGQANMQANMFQTSSEASAFKPVSRQTLPPQQPQEFCGVPNYPNQNKDFVLQQQSNTNFSENFSTSISGAHQGFSPITTAECYSTQPNSQNTMVSPILQKSGLHRPDSIPPYQQNLESSHPQIISDSHKAQPTNLGSGQREIPLLQKSEIPQIRTPVPQPQTKFKTETSMSFQPVHDEAQNMSRYSPTNSRPSTPSMINKPAPIIPHYQMNLVTVEHVAPEGRMYKPGSGEVSRSSTPKLRSRSPAPTLPAASNSLKAQAPRIKDSTQRYNVKQCQPSVPPSSSFKKEYDTSFQDNNVKKWLQNQPALVKEEQQSNLEYQTESYNRGNIKEDSMINQNYGQRQMESQNKFEYGSTTVESMKKTFEQFESAQSAKTIEIRQGAVQPSNTYQQNKPTIQPSNYNLKQVFPPPIKETMSPQQNLSFNTTNQNVATFSNQTEVYQPTPYISGANQGPVCDPTPSTGSSVGAAARGKAFGVSSAPKRGRGVLNKAALPGSRVPLCGSCNGNIRGPFITALGRIWCPEHFICVNATCRRQLQDIGFVEENGQLYCEYCFEQYIAPACDKCHAKIKGDCLNAIGKHFHPECFSCVYCQKLFGNNPFFLEDGLPYCEADWNELFTTKCFACGFPVEAGDRCAKRISKDRASSPREDDLSARCTPARYPQTLMYNSDTVYSTITFRPVSISPSIITTDSSSPQRTRKLETPLHFEGGPFSDARSADGKLEGGLFSDIRSADGKLLSKVTVDRVHSSARRDVTDVGRDVTDVGHLVRTETITNEDVIKVKFTPILQDLDSFPSWSSARISKSSSPIKYLSDDYEDLNSYKIVNSLCKENLLKVKASEDAARSSVTRGHSPLANLIVSEQLTKIDGYLQESLDICSKTTLDRDKPMHFKSEEVQPGTKDTPDVDDYISNGEIGKKVWVDNDQKNGIDLIEKMGGDSDLAETKLNSVKIKHSGVFNTIYNMPMHYHAAMLCFVLIVYNLCYQYIKQNYHGKNQYVK